From one Lycium barbarum isolate Lr01 chromosome 6, ASM1917538v2, whole genome shotgun sequence genomic stretch:
- the LOC132600499 gene encoding uncharacterized protein LOC132600499, with amino-acid sequence MNRLFLFQWFLLLLLFIFTKTSISSKPHKIPRLTPLLENKLQNSNTISSSSSSNLPKEFETYYYKQTLDHFNYGPKSYSTFKQRYIINSKYWGGSNSSTPIFAYLGAESPIDNDILGIGFLTDFAPNFKALLVYMEHRYYGKSRPFGRTMEEALKDKDTRGYFNSEQAIADYAEILLHIKGKYSAQNSPIIVIGGSYGGMLASWFRMKYPHIALGALASSAPILYFDNITPQNGYYSIVSKDFKQASKSCYRTIRKSWSIIDKIASRKNGLSYLTRKFKTCTHLNDSFELKDYLDTTYAEVAQYNTPPSYPVTVICGGIDGAPKGSKVLDRIHAGIVAYEGNLSCYKTNPITDETSLGWEWQTCSEMVMPIGRGKNDTMFFSAPFSLDDFINDCKSTYGVSPRPHWITTYYGGHDIKLILRKFASNIIFSNGLRDPYSSAGVLKHISHSLRAVHTRNGNHCLDILSAKPTDPEWLIMQRNTEVEIIEGWITKYHADLHALNMEKSPEHKERKKKE; translated from the exons ATGAATAGACTCTTCTTATTCCAATGGTTTCTTTTGCTTCTCTTATTCATCTTCACCAAAACCTCAATTTCTTCAAAACCCCATAAAATCCCAAGACTCACACCACTTCTTGAAaacaaacttcaaaattctaacaccatttcttcttcttcttcttcaaatctTCCAAAAGAATTTGAAACTTATTATTATAAACAAACACTTGATCACTTTAACTATGGACCAAAAAGTTATTCAACTTTTAAGCAAAGGTACATAATTAATTCCAAGTATTGGGGTGGTTCTAATTCGAGCACTCCAATTTTTGCCTATCTTGGTGCTGAATCTCCCATTGATAATGATATTCTTGGTATTGGATTTCTCACTGATTTTGCCCCAAATTTTAAGGCTCTCCTTGTTTACATGGAG CATAGGTATTATGGAAAATCAAGACCATTTGGGAGGACAATGGAAGAAGCACTAAAAGATAAAGATACTAGAGGTTATTTCAATTCAGAACAAGCTATAGCAGATTATGCAGAAATTTTGTTACATATTAAAGGAAAATACTCAGCACAAAATTCTCCAATTATTGTCATTGGAGGATCCTATGGaggaa TGCTTGCTTCGTGGTTTCGAATGAAGTATCCTCATATAGCTCTTGGTGCTTTAGCTTCATCAGCTCCTATTCTTTATTTTGATAATATCACTCCACAAAATGGATATTATTCGATTGTGTCTAAGGATTTTaaa CAAGCGAGTAAGAGTTGTTACCGAACTATACGCAAATCATGGTCAATAATTGACAAGATTGCTTCTAGAAAAAATGGACTTTCCTATCTCACTCGGAAATTCAAGACTTGCAC GCActtgaatgattcatttgagttgAAGGATTATTTAGATACAACATATGCAGAAGTTGCTCAGTATAATACGCCACCAAGTTACCCAGTGACAGTAATTTGTGGAGGAATTGATGGTGCACCAAAAGGAAGTAAAGTTCTTGATCGTATTCATGCTGGAATTGTTGCATATGAAGGAAATTTGTCATGTTACAAGACAAATCCCATCACTGATGAAACAAGCTTGGGATGGGAATGGCAA ACATGCAGTGAGATGGTGATGCCTATAGGGCGTGGCAAAAATGACACAATGTTCTTTTCTGCTCCTTTTAGTTTGGATGACTTCATAAACGATTGCAAGAGCACGTATGGTGTCTCACCTCGTCCACATTGGATCACAACTTATTATGGAGGACAT GACATAAAATTAATTCTTCGTAAGTTTGCTAGCAACATCATCTTCTCTAATGGGCTAAGAGATCCTTATAGTAGTGCAGG GGTTTTGAAACACATATCTCATAGTCTACGAGCTGTCCACACACGTAACGGTA ACCATTGTCTAGACATTCTTTCTGCAAAGCCAACTGATCCAGAATGGTTAATCATGCAAAGGAACACAGAGGTTGAAATCATTGAAGGATGGATAACAAAGTACCATGCTGACCTCCACGCCTTAAACATGGAAAAAAGCCCTGaacataaagaaagaaaaaagaaggaaTAA